The DNA sequence TGAGAGTGCCCAATGTCAGAGGGGTGAGGTCTCCTTCAGGGAAAACGTTTTCCGCCCTGTAACCGATCGTAACTGCGGTACTGTGAGGGTGTGGTGGCGAGCAACGAGAGGTGAAAAGCTATAGTATGCAAGAGATGAAACCGAACAGGATATGGAGGGAGTTAAGGCTTTTGTTATATGCAGGTGTATTGGATGTACGGAACTCTTAACCATGTCATTGCGAGGGTCTTTTCCGAAGCAATCTTTTTTTTAGAATGCCAGATCCAATAGTTTATGAGATTGCTTCGGAAAAGACCCTCGCAATGACAGGCTAGGTAGTTTTTCGTCAGTTAAGGATATATTCGGTTTCACCCTTTGGATACTATAGTCCGTAGAATAACGAACTCGATTCGGCCTGTTGTGTTGACGAGCCTGCCAGGGAATGGCGATGCCCGGACCTTTTATTCATCCCTTGAGATATCGTGCCATAATTCTTTTAACCAGGATCGCTATACTTAATGTTATTGTGTAAAAGCTATGAGTTACTGCATGATAAAAATTATAACACAACCTCTCAAGAAAAGGGAAGTTTACTCAGTAAATTACTGAAGACCGTATTTGATGTACAGAAATTTCAATTATATAGAGCAACTCTTCAGGGTTGCAATCTCCGTGTATGTTTCTCTCGAAAGGAGCAAGGCTAAAGCCTTACCCTCCTATCAAAGACAGCTTAATTTATTAAAATCTCTGATGAAAATTATAATACATACGAGAAAGTACTGAAATGGCGACCCAGTGGAAGAAGTCAGTATGCCCGTATTGTGGTATAGGGTGCGGGTTAATGGTAGGTATTGAAGAGGGAAAGGTCGTTAACATCCATGGGATGAAGGAGCATCCTGTTAACCATGGCGGATCCTGCACACTTGTGTATAATTTCTCGCCTCTCTTTACTGACAGGGATAGATTGACACAGCCTATGATTCGCCGTAACGGTACCTTACTGCCCGTTACGTGGGATGATGCCATTATGCATGTTGCCAATGAATTTTATCGTATTATTCGGGAATACGGACCAGGTGCAATTGCTTTCTACGGTGGAGCTGCTGCTTTTAATGAAGAATACTATCTCATAAATAAACTCATGAAGGGATATATCGGCACAAATAATGTGGAGTGTACCTCCCGCTTATGCATGGCAAGTACCGCAATGGGATTTATTTCTACCTTCGGCGCTAATGCCCCGCCTACCTGTTATGCCGACATCGAAGAGGCAGACCTGTTTCTTATTGCCGGCATGAATATGGCAGTATCATTGCCTGTTATATTCAACCGTGTGTGCGCTACGAGGAAGACCAAAGGCGCCAGGACTATTGTTATTGATCCCCGGAAAACAGAAACTGCTGCCATTGCAGATATCCATCTTCAAATCAGGCCTGGCACTGATGTTGCTCTTAATAACGCACTGGCCTATATTCTTCTTGAAGAAGGTTTTGTACATGAAGAGGAGGTTGCACACTATACCACCGGGCTTGATGATTTAAAATTGGTATTAAAAGAATATTCACCATCGCGCGTCGCCAGGATTACGGGTTGTACACAAGAGCAGATCTTCAAGGCTGCGCATCTCATCGGCCATGCGAAAGCAATGCTAACCTTTTGGCTGCAAGGTTACAACCAGTCAACCCAGGCGGTCTTCAAAAATAATACGTTACACAACTTGTCATTATTGACAGGGAATTTTTGTCGTCCCGGGGCTGGTCCATTATCTATTGCGGGCGAGTCAAATAGTTTGGGCAGCCGGTGGATTGGCGTACAGTCGCACCTTTTACCTGGCATGCGTTTTGTTACCAATCCTGCGCATCGGCAAGAGATCGCTGATTTTTGGGGTATTCCGATTGAAAAAATTCAATCCATGCCCGGTCGTTCGATTATCGATATTATCAAGGGACTCCATACGGGCGAAGTCCGTGCATTATGGGTTATGTCTTCCAATCCTGCAGCTTCTCTTCCTTATACCCAATGGGTAACTGAAGGACTTAAGAAGGCAGAGTTTCTGGTCGTTCAGGATATACTTCATCCTACAGAAACAACCGTACTGGCAGACGTGATTCTTGCTGGTGCCCAATGGTCCGAAAAGACCGTTACCCTTATCTCTTCTGAGCGGCGTATCGAACTGGCAGAAAAGATCCTCGATCCACCGGGAATGGCAAAGCCTGACTATGAGATCATTTGCCTCATCGCAAGGGCTATGGGGTTCAGTGAGGAATTTTCTTATACTTCGGGTGAGGAGGTGTTTGAAGAATTGAAGGAGATTACCCGCGGACGTATCTGTGATATGAATGGTGTGAGCTACGAGCGACTCCGGAATACGATGGGTCTGCAGTTGCCCTGTCCCAAAGCGGATCATCCGGGTACGGCAAGGTTGTTTTCTGACATTCGGTTTCCGAGGCCGGACGGTCGTGCTGCGCTGCTTGCCCGGGATTATAGAGAACTAGCCGAAACGGCTGATGATGACTATCCCTTTATCCTTATCACTGGTCGCCTTGCTAGTCAATTCAATACCGGTACTCGTACCCGCCGCATTAAAAAGCTTATCGATATTGAACCAAATAATTTTGTGGAGATCCATTCCGCAGATGCTCAACGTCTCGGAATTATTGAAGGGGATGAGGTTGAAATGGCTTCACGACGGGGTAGTATTCGATGTATTGCCCATATTAAAGACCATGTACTCGAAGGTAATGTTTATATGAATTTATGTTGTGGTAATTCATTTTTGACCGAAAATGATAAACAGGTCAATTTTGTTTGCAATACGGTTTACGATGCTCATTCCAAACAGCCTGAGCTGAAGTGCTGCGCCGTTAAGATAACGAAAGTTGCATCAATATGAACTATACAAAGTAGGGCAAGGCTTCAGCCTTGCAAATAAGTCCAAATACCTAATTCCTTTAGCATAGGATAATGGCTCTTAATAACCCTATTGGCAAACCGAAAGATTTGCCCTATCGTATCAATGTCATTAAGTTAAGGATTATTTTAGCTAAACAACCCCCTATGTCCCCCTTTGTTAAGGGGGATTTGATGGTTTGTTCCCCCTTACTAAAGGGGGATTCAGAGGGTTGTTTTTCCTTTGGTGATAGGGAGTTTTACGGCAGATTCTTAACTTAATGACATTGCCTATCGTATGGGAACTGAAGGGTAAAAATTCATACGGTGGAAATTTCATGATTGGACAAGATAAAAAAAAGAACAGAGAGCTTACTCAGCATACAATTAAATTTTTTGAGAAGCTGCTGCGGGCATCAAGTGATGGAATTGTGATTACCGATGCAGCACATAATATCATTATTGTCAATGAGGCGTTCTGTGATTTCTTTGGACGGCAACATCGTGAGGTCATCGAAACAGATCTGTTCTTTTGGTTAGAACAACTTGGTACCAGTAGTCTCAAACGCTGGGCTGAAATGGAGAGCCGGGTCCATAGTGAAGGCTTATGTCATGATACAGAATTTACCCTGATGACACACGAGGGGATAAAACACTTAAGCGTCAATGCCTCTCTTATGGAGAAAGTTGGCACCGAAGAATCTGGTACTATAATTAGTATCTGGCGGGATATTACAAAACAAAAGCGAATTGAAGAAGAGCTGAAAATCCTCAACAAATCTCTGGAGCAACGGGTAGCAGAAAAGACACTGGCGCTGATAGAATCAAACAAAGAACTTCGTGTGAAAATTGCAGAGCAGAGATTGTCTGAAGAAGCACTGCGTACGAGTGAGAGCAAGTATCGGTTGCTTCTGGAGAATCTTCCCCAAAGAATCTTTTATAAAAATAAAGATTCAATGTATATATCCTGTAATGAGAATTATGCAGGGGATATGTGTATCAAACCGGATGAGATTCAGGGAAAGACAGATTATGATTTCTTTCCGAAGGCACTTGCTGAAAAATACCGGGCAGATGACAAGAGAATTATGGAATCAGGGAAAGCTGAGGAGATTGAGGAAAAATACGTCAAAGATGGGCAGGAATATATTATACATACCGTGAAAACTCCTATGAAAGATGAAAAGGGCACTATCATCGGTATATTGGGTATTTTCTGGGATATCACGGAAAAGATAGCTATGGAGAAGGAGGCTATACGCTCCAGACACCTGGTATCATTGGGTGAACTGGCGGCAAGTGTTGCTCACGAAGTGAATAATCCTATAACTGGTGTTATCAACTACGCCCAGATACTGTGTAATAAAAGCACTGAGGGAAGCAAGGAAAAAGATATAGCGAACCGGATTATCAGGGAAGGCGACCGCATAGCAAGCATCGTTCAAAGCCTTCTTTCTTTTGCCAGGATCAGTGATAAAAAAGAGAAAAAGAGTATTATCAGTGTTCATGAAATATTATCTGACACCCTTATCCTGACAAAGGCGCAGTTGCGGCAAGAGGGTATCAGAATAAAATTAGATATCCCTCAAAGATTACCCGAAATAGTTGCAGACCCCCAACAAATACAGCAGGTATTTTTGAATGCTATAAGTAATGCACGATATGCCTTAAATCAAAAATATCCGGAGACACATGATAACAAAATCCTCGAGGTCTTAGGTGAAGAGATGACTATAGATAATCAACAATGTGTAAAAATCACCTTCTATGATCATGGTACGGGTATACCTGCTGAGATACGAGACAAGATAATGGATCCGTTTTTTACCACAAAGCCCCGTGGCAAGGGAACAGGTTTGGGATTAAGCATTAGTCAGAGTATTATACAAGATCATCATGGTAAACTTACCATCGAGAGTATTGAAGGTGAGTTTACCAAAGTTGCAATTATTTTTCCGGTAATGGCGAAAACCGGGTAACTACCTAAATACGGTATAAAACTATTCCACTGTCAAGATAATTCATGATACTACGACTGGCTCAATCTTTCACGATTGAATCGAGACGTTGAGCATTTCTCTCAGATATTATCTTGTCATTGCGAGGGTATTGTCCGAAGCAATCTCTTGAATAGTTCAGAAGAGATTGCTTCGGGAAAAAAACCCCTCGCAAGGGAAAAAACCCCTCGCAATGACAAATACGAGAAAGCCTATTGTGGTATATCCTGATTGCTCCCGGCAAGGCTAAAGCCTTGCCCTACGTCTTAATTATTAAGGCTATACGCCCCCGGCAGGGATATAGCCGATGTAGATGTAGGGCAAGGCTTTAGCCTTGCATACCCCCGCTTGAATACCCGCACAGGGATAAGCACCTCTAAAGGGTTGTCCTGCAATCCAACGATTCCAGGCAAGAATTTTAAGAGATTCTTTAAGTATCTTAGTTATATCATATTATGATAGTTTTGATTTGATTATGGAGTAGTTTGTGTTATTATAAGGGAACTTAATCAAGTTGGCACTTGTTCTACCACCATAGAAATGATTATGTTAGAAATATTTAGGGTATAAAAAAGTAAATAAATAGTGTATAATTAATACCAATAGTGAATAATTTTTATTTGATTTACTGGAGAAGGAAATGGTTAATTTTAAAATTTCTATGATAGAGATCAGGCATCAAACTTACCTTCAAAGGTTTTTAGAAGGGAGGGGGATGATATGAAGGCTAAAATTCTTATTATCGATGACGAAGAAAACATCAGATTTACCTTTGAGAGTTTTCTTTCGGATGAGGGGTATGATGTAAAAACAGCCAGCAATTACCATGAGGCAATAAACTCGATTAGTACCTCTGATTTTGATTTAATTTTTGCTGATATTATCCTGGAAGGTAAAACCGGCATCGACATTCTAAAAAAAGTTAAGGAAAAAAAACTTGCATGTCCGGTTGTTATGATTACCGGGGCTCCTAATATCGAAACATCCTTAGATGCGCTGAGATTAGGTGCCTTTGACTATATTCTCAAACCGGTTCGGCAGGAAACACTCCTGCACGTTACCGAGAAGGCATTACAGCACAAAGTATTGGTGGACGAAAAGGAACGATATCGATCAAACCTTGAGGCAATCTTTAGTAGTGTAAAAGATGCAATTGTTACCGTAGATAAGGAATTGGTTGTGCTTGAGGTTAACGAAGCAACAAAAGGTATGTGCAATTTATCCCGCAACGCAATTGGAAAGTCCTTCGCTTCTTTTCCGAAATATTGTAATGAAGAGTGTCTCCATGCACTTGAGAAAACCATTCAAACAAAACAACCGGTAGAAATATATCGCCTGGAGTGTAAACATGAGCTTCGTCCACACCAGGTGGTAAATGTTACGACATATCCTCTCCTGTACAATAAAAGTATATTTGCCGGGGCGGTGCTGGTAATAAGAGATGAGACGCATCTGGTAGATCTTGAGCGGGATATGAAGGAACGTCAACAGTTACATAATATCGTGGGCAAGAGTGATAAAATGCAAACGATTTATTCCCTCATAGAAAACTTATCGGATGTTCAGACAACCGTCCTCATTACGGGAGAAAGCGGAACCGGCAAGGAGTTAGTTGCTGAGGCACTCCATTATAAAGGGGGAAGGGATAAGAAGCCCTTTGTAAGGGTAAACTGTTCAGCCTTATCAGAGAATTTGCTTGAGAGTGAGCTTTTTGGACACGTGAAAGGCGCTTTTACCGGTGCTGTCAGCAATAGAGTTGGCAGGTTCGAAAAGGCAAATGGTGGAACCATTTTTTTAGATGAAATAGGAGACATATCACCCCGGACGCAATTACAGCTCTTGAGAGTATTACAGGAAAGAGAGTTTGAAAAAGTTGGCGATTCAACTCCCATTAAAGTGGATGTTCGCGTTATTGCTGCTACGAACCAGAACCTGAAGGAAAAAATTGAGCACGGAGAATTCCGGAAAGATCTTTACTACCGTCTCAAGGTTGTTGAAATAGTCTTGCCACCATTAAGAGACCGGAGGGAAGATATACCGCTCCTGGTAAATTTCTTTTTAAATAAGTTCAATAAAAAGTTAAATAAAGAGATTACCGGTATTTCTTCCGATGTTCAAAAGATATTTATGGAATATCAATGGCCTGGCAATGTCAGAGAGCTGGAACATATCATAGAACATGCCTTTGTCCTTTGCCACCAGGATACCATAACCGTTAATCATCTTCCGCCTGATTTAAAGGAATTTCTCGGGCAAAAAATCTCTTTCCTTGGAGATATGAAAGTTGATGAACCAAAGGCAATTCTTCAGGCGCTAAAAAAGACCTCATGGAATAAGGTCATGGCTGCTCATCTGCTCGGTATGAGCCGAAGAACCATTTATCGGAAAATCCATAATTACAAGATAAAGATGAAGGACTCATAGTATAAAAGTTATCTCCATCGAAAATGAGATGTGAGAGTATCCATTCCTCAGGAAACATGGTCTTATGTAATACCGTTACTGCCAGAACGTTGCTTCTTTTCCTACGAAATTCTTTATTCAGCATGGACAAACCTTCCCGCTTAAAGCCTAATGGTATAAGGTTTGTTCATGCCACCTCAAAGAACAAAGCATATAGGTAATGATGGGCTTGACACCGAATCGATAAGCTGATCAAAATCTTTACCTGTCTGACATTCGAGTTTTGGATTTGCATAATCTACGATAGTCCTCCATGTCACTCCCGAATGCCCCTGTGCGGGTTCAGGTTTATAACCTGAACCCGCAATTTGGAATACTTTCTTATGTGTTTAACCATGAAAACGCTGTGAGCTATCGACCATGCAAAATATAGGGGTTCAATTTACAAAATTGAACCCGCAAGGGTGTGAGATATTAAGCAAATAACATTCCCTGGTTTACCTCTTTCCCATGAGTTGTATCGTTTTGTGCCATGTCACATTCTCGCAATGACACATCTTTGTGACGTGGCACGTTTTTTCAACGTATCATACGAACTATTCCATTGCGTGCCAATTTAATTCGATTAAATTTCAATTATACCAGCAATAAAGTAGTTCTTTGGACAAAAAAGACCCAGGGAGCATTACTGATCTCATATGAGAGTCTGTGGAGAGGGAATGTTTTCCGCGTATAATTTTCAAAATAAGAGAATTTACAGGCATTCCACAATAAAAATTTAATTATTCTTTATTCCTTATACAACATTGGCACAATTTTTTCTATATAAGCTGTGTAGAAAAAGTAAAAGTATCTTTTGTTGAAGAGCATAAGGTAAATTACTCAAAAGCTATAGTTTGTTTTAATCTTAGGGAGGATTAATGAAGGCAAAAATTCTTGTAATCGATGACGAAGAAAGTATTCGTTTTACCTTTGAAAGATTCCTTCAGGATGAGGGGTATGAGGTAATTGCTGTCAAAGATTATAATGAAGCTTTACTAAAGGTATCGGAGTCGAATTTTGATTTAATATTTGCAGATGTTATCCTGGAGAATAATACGGGGATTGATTTCCTGAGAGAAATCAGAAAGAAAAGCTTTAATTCTCCCGTTGTTATGATAACGGGAAGCCCCAATATCGAGACTGCATCCGATGCCCTTAGGTTGGGTGCTTTTGATTATATTCCAAAGCCTGTGCGCCAGGAAACCTTGTTGCGTATTACCAAAATAGCATTGCAGCACAAGGAGTTAGTCGATGAAAAGGAGAAGTACCGGTCAAATTTAGAGGCCATTTTCAGCAGTGTTAAAGACGCAATTATTACGGTAGATAAGGAACTGCTTGTACTTGAGATTAATGAAGCGGCAAAAGGCATCTGTAATTTATCACGGGATGCTATCGGTCAGCCGTTAGGCTCCATATCAAAATTCTGCAACGGACAGTGTCTCAATGCGCTTGAGGAAACGATTAAGGAAAAGCAGCCGGTAGAAATATATCGTTTAGAATGCAAACATAAATTCCATTCGCAACAGGTTGTGAACGTTACCACCTATCCGCTCCTGGACAA is a window from the Candidatus Jettenia sp. genome containing:
- a CDS encoding nitrate reductase, whose protein sequence is MATQWKKSVCPYCGIGCGLMVGIEEGKVVNIHGMKEHPVNHGGSCTLVYNFSPLFTDRDRLTQPMIRRNGTLLPVTWDDAIMHVANEFYRIIREYGPGAIAFYGGAAAFNEEYYLINKLMKGYIGTNNVECTSRLCMASTAMGFISTFGANAPPTCYADIEEADLFLIAGMNMAVSLPVIFNRVCATRKTKGARTIVIDPRKTETAAIADIHLQIRPGTDVALNNALAYILLEEGFVHEEEVAHYTTGLDDLKLVLKEYSPSRVARITGCTQEQIFKAAHLIGHAKAMLTFWLQGYNQSTQAVFKNNTLHNLSLLTGNFCRPGAGPLSIAGESNSLGSRWIGVQSHLLPGMRFVTNPAHRQEIADFWGIPIEKIQSMPGRSIIDIIKGLHTGEVRALWVMSSNPAASLPYTQWVTEGLKKAEFLVVQDILHPTETTVLADVILAGAQWSEKTVTLISSERRIELAEKILDPPGMAKPDYEIICLIARAMGFSEEFSYTSGEEVFEELKEITRGRICDMNGVSYERLRNTMGLQLPCPKADHPGTARLFSDIRFPRPDGRAALLARDYRELAETADDDYPFILITGRLASQFNTGTRTRRIKKLIDIEPNNFVEIHSADAQRLGIIEGDEVEMASRRGSIRCIAHIKDHVLEGNVYMNLCCGNSFLTENDKQVNFVCNTVYDAHSKQPELKCCAVKITKVASI
- a CDS encoding PAS domain-containing protein, which gives rise to MTLPIVWELKGKNSYGGNFMIGQDKKKNRELTQHTIKFFEKLLRASSDGIVITDAAHNIIIVNEAFCDFFGRQHREVIETDLFFWLEQLGTSSLKRWAEMESRVHSEGLCHDTEFTLMTHEGIKHLSVNASLMEKVGTEESGTIISIWRDITKQKRIEEELKILNKSLEQRVAEKTLALIESNKELRVKIAEQRLSEEALRTSESKYRLLLENLPQRIFYKNKDSMYISCNENYAGDMCIKPDEIQGKTDYDFFPKALAEKYRADDKRIMESGKAEEIEEKYVKDGQEYIIHTVKTPMKDEKGTIIGILGIFWDITEKIAMEKEAIRSRHLVSLGELAASVAHEVNNPITGVINYAQILCNKSTEGSKEKDIANRIIREGDRIASIVQSLLSFARISDKKEKKSIISVHEILSDTLILTKAQLRQEGIRIKLDIPQRLPEIVADPQQIQQVFLNAISNARYALNQKYPETHDNKILEVLGEEMTIDNQQCVKITFYDHGTGIPAEIRDKIMDPFFTTKPRGKGTGLGLSISQSIIQDHHGKLTIESIEGEFTKVAIIFPVMAKTG
- a CDS encoding sigma 54-interacting transcriptional regulator; translated protein: MKAKILIIDDEENIRFTFESFLSDEGYDVKTASNYHEAINSISTSDFDLIFADIILEGKTGIDILKKVKEKKLACPVVMITGAPNIETSLDALRLGAFDYILKPVRQETLLHVTEKALQHKVLVDEKERYRSNLEAIFSSVKDAIVTVDKELVVLEVNEATKGMCNLSRNAIGKSFASFPKYCNEECLHALEKTIQTKQPVEIYRLECKHELRPHQVVNVTTYPLLYNKSIFAGAVLVIRDETHLVDLERDMKERQQLHNIVGKSDKMQTIYSLIENLSDVQTTVLITGESGTGKELVAEALHYKGGRDKKPFVRVNCSALSENLLESELFGHVKGAFTGAVSNRVGRFEKANGGTIFLDEIGDISPRTQLQLLRVLQEREFEKVGDSTPIKVDVRVIAATNQNLKEKIEHGEFRKDLYYRLKVVEIVLPPLRDRREDIPLLVNFFLNKFNKKLNKEITGISSDVQKIFMEYQWPGNVRELEHIIEHAFVLCHQDTITVNHLPPDLKEFLGQKISFLGDMKVDEPKAILQALKKTSWNKVMAAHLLGMSRRTIYRKIHNYKIKMKDS